One genomic window of Leptospira paudalimensis includes the following:
- the hslU gene encoding ATP-dependent protease ATPase subunit HslU, with product MTLKTIVAEVANDPNKTEDLTPRQIVERLDEHIIGQTKAKRAVAVALRNRSRRRKLEESLREEIYPKNIIMIGPTGVGKTEIARRLSKLCGAPFLKVEATKYTEVGYVGRDVESMIRDLAMGALNLVKAEFRERVKDKAAEKAEEIILDVILPPIFHKKESELNPEEKERFESYKESREKFRDKLRKGILNEQEIEIDIPKQSPQSGMPMLQVFGAGNMEEMDNQIQNLLGDLMPKKSGKRKVKVSDAQKILLESEAEKLIDSDKIQSEAVRRVEEMGIIFLDEIDKIAGREGRQGADVSREGVQRDLLPIVEGSTVNTKLGPIKTDHILFIAAGAFHMTKPSDLIPELQGRFPIRVELETLTEGDFIKILTTPKSSLTKQYEALLATEGVKIEYTQDGIAEIAKLAFQMNEKNENIGARRLNTIMEKLLEDTSFEAPDLPEDKKHVVINEEYVSNKLKGIIEDKDLSRFIL from the coding sequence ATGACACTCAAAACCATTGTAGCAGAAGTGGCAAACGATCCAAACAAAACAGAGGATCTCACCCCACGCCAAATTGTAGAACGTTTGGATGAACACATCATTGGCCAAACAAAAGCAAAACGAGCTGTGGCAGTGGCCCTTCGCAATCGTTCCAGAAGGCGTAAATTAGAAGAATCCTTACGCGAGGAAATTTATCCCAAAAACATCATCATGATTGGACCAACCGGTGTTGGAAAAACAGAGATTGCTCGTCGTCTGTCAAAGTTATGTGGTGCTCCCTTTTTAAAAGTGGAAGCCACAAAATATACGGAAGTGGGATACGTGGGTCGGGATGTGGAATCTATGATACGAGATTTGGCGATGGGTGCTTTAAACCTAGTGAAAGCGGAATTTCGGGAACGAGTGAAAGACAAAGCCGCTGAAAAAGCAGAAGAAATTATTTTAGATGTGATCCTTCCTCCTATCTTCCATAAAAAAGAATCTGAATTAAACCCTGAAGAAAAAGAACGATTTGAAAGTTATAAAGAATCCAGAGAAAAGTTTCGTGACAAGTTAAGGAAAGGTATTCTAAACGAACAAGAAATCGAAATCGATATTCCGAAACAATCCCCTCAATCAGGGATGCCCATGTTGCAGGTATTTGGTGCTGGGAATATGGAAGAAATGGACAACCAAATCCAAAACCTACTTGGTGATTTGATGCCAAAAAAATCAGGCAAACGAAAGGTGAAAGTTTCGGATGCACAGAAAATTTTACTCGAATCGGAAGCTGAAAAACTCATTGATTCAGATAAAATCCAATCCGAGGCAGTGCGCCGAGTAGAAGAGATGGGCATTATCTTTCTGGATGAGATTGATAAAATTGCAGGAAGAGAAGGGCGCCAAGGAGCGGATGTTTCGAGAGAAGGGGTACAACGTGATTTGTTACCAATTGTAGAAGGATCAACTGTGAATACGAAACTGGGTCCCATTAAAACGGATCATATTTTGTTCATTGCCGCTGGTGCCTTCCACATGACAAAACCATCAGACCTAATTCCTGAATTACAAGGAAGATTTCCGATTCGTGTGGAATTGGAAACACTGACAGAGGGAGATTTTATCAAAATTCTCACCACTCCTAAGTCTTCTCTTACCAAACAATACGAAGCCCTTCTTGCCACAGAAGGTGTGAAGATTGAATACACTCAAGATGGAATTGCTGAAATTGCTAAACTTGCCTTCCAAATGAATGAAAAAAACGAAAACATTGGGGCAAGAAGGCTGAATACCATCATGGAAAAGTTATTGGAAGACACAAGTTTTGAAGCCCCCGATTTACCAGAGGACAAAAAACATGTGGTGATCAATGAAGAATATGTGTCGAACAAACTCAAAGGAATCATAGAGGACAAAGACCTAAGTCGATTTATTTTGTAA
- a CDS encoding chorismate-binding protein has translation MDLERKKGNYPCGILNYELGYHFIEGLDLESSPLKEGTPLLHITIFQNKKRSKYKNPDPKVDTPVSISYPKPKWSKEEYTNQWNKTLEYLKLGESYELNLCFPVELQINGDLFSFYQNLKAKQKTKFSVFYPYEGKNKTIVSLSPELFFEVLGETITTEPMKGTIVRGNTKEDDQKNFSHLQTSEKERAENVMITDLYRNDLGRIAKQGTVEVEELFSIRGLSTVWQMVSKVTAKLDKPFSWNTVLSSLFPSGSVIGAPKRNSYELLRSLEVGNRGVYTGVFFTSEETNHVPWIRASVTIRTLETESNGETHNAIYGIGSGVTVLSSPKEEYEECLSKLKVLTSPLPPSFQILETLKLSHGKIFLKEQHGNRLESTAKRFGFSFSKTKLEDTFHKIETEVTGKVRIRLLLNEEGNFHWESTPLPKRSIRPTIRLGFAKLPINSDDVFLYHKTTNRSVYNQLTEVCKELGIDDCILYDKDGRVLETTIRNLFYKEKGKWYTPSLETGGLPGVFREKLLQKNWVKVKPTTKDDLLKAEAILVGNSVRGFERVTLVTK, from the coding sequence TTGGATTTAGAAAGAAAAAAAGGAAATTACCCTTGTGGGATCCTCAATTATGAACTAGGGTATCACTTCATAGAAGGATTGGATTTAGAATCTTCTCCCTTAAAAGAAGGAACTCCTCTCCTTCATATCACCATCTTCCAAAACAAAAAAAGATCTAAATATAAAAATCCGGATCCGAAGGTTGATACACCAGTATCCATTTCATATCCAAAACCAAAATGGTCTAAGGAAGAATATACAAACCAATGGAATAAAACTTTGGAGTATCTGAAACTTGGGGAAAGTTATGAATTAAATTTGTGTTTTCCCGTCGAACTTCAGATAAACGGTGATTTGTTTTCATTCTACCAAAACCTCAAAGCAAAACAAAAAACAAAATTTTCAGTATTCTATCCTTACGAAGGGAAAAACAAAACCATTGTTTCCCTCTCGCCTGAACTTTTTTTTGAAGTTCTAGGTGAAACGATTACCACCGAACCCATGAAAGGAACCATTGTTAGAGGGAATACAAAAGAAGATGATCAAAAGAATTTTTCGCACCTCCAAACTTCTGAAAAGGAAAGAGCCGAAAATGTAATGATCACAGATTTGTATCGAAATGATCTAGGAAGAATTGCCAAACAAGGGACTGTCGAAGTGGAAGAACTTTTTTCGATCCGAGGGCTCAGTACTGTTTGGCAAATGGTTTCCAAAGTAACGGCAAAATTGGACAAACCATTTTCTTGGAATACAGTCCTCTCTTCCTTGTTCCCATCAGGATCCGTGATTGGTGCTCCCAAACGGAATTCCTATGAACTTTTACGTTCTTTAGAGGTTGGGAACAGAGGAGTTTATACAGGTGTTTTTTTTACATCAGAGGAAACTAACCATGTTCCTTGGATCCGCGCTAGTGTTACAATTCGTACGTTGGAAACAGAATCGAATGGCGAAACTCATAATGCCATTTATGGAATTGGAAGTGGAGTCACAGTATTATCCTCACCCAAAGAAGAATATGAAGAATGCCTTTCTAAACTGAAGGTACTGACAAGTCCATTACCACCCAGTTTCCAAATCTTAGAGACTTTGAAACTCTCCCACGGAAAAATATTTTTAAAGGAACAACATGGGAATCGATTGGAAAGTACAGCAAAACGGTTTGGATTTTCATTTTCCAAAACAAAGTTGGAAGATACTTTCCATAAGATCGAGACAGAAGTAACAGGAAAGGTGAGGATTCGCCTCTTACTGAATGAAGAAGGTAACTTCCATTGGGAATCAACTCCACTTCCGAAACGTTCCATTCGACCTACGATACGATTGGGTTTTGCTAAATTACCCATCAATTCAGATGATGTATTTTTATACCACAAAACAACAAACCGCAGTGTGTACAACCAACTAACAGAAGTATGCAAAGAATTAGGTATTGATGATTGTATCCTTTATGACAAAGATGGAAGAGTATTGGAAACGACAATCCGTAACCTATTTTACAAAGAAAAGGGAAAGTGGTACACACCATCCTTGGAAACAGGCGGCCTTCCTGGAGTCTTTCGAGAAAAACTTCTCCAAAAAAATTGGGTGAAGGTAAAACCCACAACCAAAGATGACTTACTGAAAGCAGAGGCCATCCTCGTGGGGAATTCCGTCCGAGGATTCGAACGGGTAACGCTCGTTACAAAATAA
- a CDS encoding biotin/lipoyl-containing protein, producing the protein MKEFLLKTPDLGDTEKIELVRWLCKEGQSVKEGDEVIELVTDKAAFPVESPYSGTLKKIIMEQGSVVKKGDILGIMDINE; encoded by the coding sequence ATGAAAGAATTCCTTCTTAAAACTCCTGATTTAGGTGACACTGAAAAAATCGAACTCGTCCGTTGGTTATGCAAAGAAGGCCAATCTGTGAAGGAAGGGGACGAAGTGATCGAACTTGTGACAGATAAAGCCGCATTTCCTGTCGAATCCCCTTATTCTGGTACATTGAAAAAAATCATCATGGAACAAGGATCGGTGGTGAAAAAAGGAGATATCCTTGGAATCATGGATATTAACGAATGA
- a CDS encoding metallophosphoesterase family protein: MKILHISDLHFPKKLSLFSLRGKAIVGYLNYHVRRRSKHPVVLIAAMVDTIKSLEYDALVISGDLTNVSHPSEFQNAKDILKPILTDKTFLIPGNHDRYQKRAMGPNPLFEKAFAEWMGESVSPNHYLRTKRIAGKLFVGWDSNLAIPRITANGYVAKEVVEQTVKLSEGPYVLVGHHPLWNPKTEVESASHRMSNRKDVVDGLQTNPPELYLHGHTHTNWVKLPGKETPFTIVNSASSTRLSDSKHECGFHLIELGKQTHYRRFIYSDNKFTETNPILYEETEGVV, from the coding sequence ATGAAAATCCTTCATATCTCCGATTTACATTTCCCGAAAAAACTCTCATTGTTTTCACTTCGTGGGAAAGCCATTGTCGGATACCTCAATTACCATGTGAGGAGAAGGTCAAAACACCCGGTAGTTCTAATTGCAGCCATGGTGGACACCATCAAAAGTTTAGAATATGATGCACTTGTTATCTCTGGTGACCTAACAAACGTTTCACATCCAAGTGAATTCCAAAACGCAAAAGACATCTTAAAACCGATCTTAACGGACAAAACGTTCTTGATTCCAGGAAACCATGACCGTTACCAAAAAAGAGCCATGGGACCAAATCCTTTATTTGAGAAGGCATTTGCAGAATGGATGGGTGAGTCAGTTAGCCCCAATCATTATTTACGCACCAAACGGATTGCAGGAAAATTATTTGTAGGTTGGGATTCCAATTTAGCCATTCCTAGGATCACAGCAAACGGATATGTGGCTAAAGAAGTGGTCGAACAAACAGTGAAACTCTCTGAAGGACCATATGTACTTGTAGGACACCACCCACTTTGGAATCCCAAAACAGAAGTGGAATCTGCTTCCCACCGAATGTCCAACCGAAAGGATGTGGTGGATGGATTACAAACCAATCCTCCCGAATTGTACTTACATGGGCATACTCATACCAATTGGGTGAAACTTCCTGGGAAAGAAACTCCCTTCACCATTGTGAACTCAGCATCCAGTACACGGCTTTCCGATTCCAAACATGAGTGTGGATTCCATTTGATCGAACTGGGAAAACAAACTCATTACCGTCGTTTCATCTATTCAGATAATAAATTTACAGAGACAAATCCCATTCTTTACGAAGAGACAGAGGGAGTCGTCTAA
- a CDS encoding Mrp/NBP35 family ATP-binding protein: protein MANDKIDLTTIQRQLMQVKHPELKKDIVSLGMVAKVTPTDDGIEILIKTPNADRRLQIGLEAQTRQLISKIEGAGKVKIKFEVDQNLKMEDGNRIFGVKKVIAVGSGKGGVGKSTVTANLASTLARNGKKVGIMDADIYGPSLGKMFGINGRVALKSEEDKIYPIEKHGIKLISFSFLVTEDQPVVWRGPMLGKAIEQFLYDVVWGELDYLFIDLPPGTGDVQLSLAQLIDLDGAVIVTTPQEVAVLDAGRAAAMFKQVKVPILGIVENMSGFACPKCGHVTDVFSKGGGEKLSKQVGVPELGAVPLTLDVMSSGEAGKPALLDAKDSPLQQAYFKIAKNLEEQIANWED from the coding sequence ATGGCGAATGATAAAATTGATTTAACAACCATCCAACGACAACTCATGCAAGTGAAACACCCCGAACTCAAAAAAGACATTGTGAGTCTCGGAATGGTGGCTAAAGTCACTCCCACTGATGATGGAATTGAAATCCTCATCAAAACTCCGAATGCTGACCGCCGATTGCAAATTGGACTCGAAGCACAAACAAGGCAGTTAATTTCCAAAATTGAAGGTGCTGGTAAAGTCAAGATCAAGTTTGAAGTTGATCAAAACTTAAAGATGGAAGATGGAAACAGAATCTTCGGTGTGAAAAAAGTCATCGCTGTTGGATCTGGAAAAGGGGGAGTGGGGAAATCCACAGTCACTGCAAACTTAGCAAGCACCTTAGCACGTAACGGTAAGAAGGTGGGGATTATGGATGCAGACATCTATGGTCCATCCCTTGGAAAGATGTTTGGAATCAATGGCCGAGTGGCATTAAAATCCGAAGAAGATAAAATTTACCCAATTGAAAAACATGGAATCAAATTGATTTCCTTTTCCTTCCTTGTCACAGAAGACCAACCAGTGGTTTGGCGTGGACCAATGCTAGGAAAGGCCATTGAACAGTTCTTATACGATGTAGTTTGGGGAGAGTTAGATTACCTCTTTATTGATTTACCACCTGGCACTGGGGATGTTCAGTTATCCCTTGCCCAACTCATTGACCTGGATGGAGCTGTCATTGTCACCACACCACAAGAAGTGGCAGTGTTAGATGCAGGCCGCGCTGCTGCAATGTTCAAACAAGTAAAAGTACCAATCCTTGGGATTGTGGAAAACATGTCTGGATTTGCATGTCCTAAATGTGGCCATGTGACGGATGTCTTTTCCAAAGGGGGAGGGGAAAAACTTTCCAAACAAGTGGGAGTTCCGGAACTTGGTGCGGTACCTCTCACACTTGATGTCATGAGTTCGGGAGAAGCTGGGAAACCTGCCTTACTTGACGCAAAAGACTCTCCTTTACAGCAGGCGTATTTTAAGATTGCAAAGAATTTAGAAGAACAAATTGCCAATTGGGAAGATTAA
- a CDS encoding peptide chain release factor family protein: MALTFPVSPEKNVSLKKRMETLGIRESDLKEQFVKASGKGGQNVNKVATAVVLLHIPTRKQVKCSVYRTQGLNRYKARDLLCLEMERELEPSKSESSIQKLRKKKQNKYNKALKKKLEKEKLERNDPI, encoded by the coding sequence ATGGCACTTACCTTCCCAGTTTCCCCAGAAAAGAATGTTTCGCTTAAAAAACGAATGGAGACACTTGGGATTCGCGAATCTGATTTGAAAGAACAGTTTGTGAAGGCAAGTGGGAAAGGGGGGCAAAACGTCAATAAGGTAGCAACTGCTGTTGTGTTACTTCATATCCCTACAAGGAAACAGGTAAAGTGTTCGGTATACCGCACCCAAGGACTCAATCGTTATAAAGCGAGAGATTTACTCTGTTTGGAAATGGAGAGAGAATTGGAACCTTCAAAGTCCGAATCCTCTATTCAAAAACTTCGTAAGAAAAAACAAAACAAATACAATAAGGCACTAAAAAAGAAATTGGAGAAAGAAAAATTAGAAAGGAACGATCCTATCTAA
- a CDS encoding GDSL-type esterase/lipase family protein, whose translation MKNRFFRFFPIFLLFGFILFGLSRQTHLLAEPIPSKLSSTNYPIIRQFGDSITFGYGFVQCYGIPGICMNYGNNGQNSCSPCAVQLWGGGYRNWMTVIALQPANQFVFGTVGYQCGGSNASQWSTNSMSHDGYPGFRTDQLAPIASLPSIADITLVHAGTNDFIQGMTVDRAKVGLINIMQNLITQNPSTTIYVAQIIRYMKPASTCTSCKDYSVLNPIVEQYNQWISNQLTKTIIGFPNQIVIVDMYDALTSSSDYSFDGVHPSSAGYQKMACSWVRAIKKMPSMPGSPCSDLTLGETKSLSTPLNSDVEKSFPQPEEIQQIMQGKYKGL comes from the coding sequence ATGAAAAACCGCTTTTTTCGCTTCTTCCCAATATTTTTATTATTCGGGTTTATCCTATTTGGTTTGTCTCGGCAAACCCACCTTTTGGCTGAACCTATACCCTCTAAACTATCTTCTACCAATTATCCAATCATTCGTCAGTTTGGTGATTCGATAACCTTTGGTTACGGATTTGTTCAGTGTTATGGGATTCCAGGTATCTGTATGAACTACGGTAATAATGGTCAAAACTCATGTTCTCCCTGTGCTGTACAACTTTGGGGAGGTGGATACCGCAATTGGATGACAGTGATTGCCTTACAACCTGCAAATCAGTTTGTTTTTGGAACAGTTGGTTATCAATGTGGTGGATCAAATGCAAGTCAATGGAGTACGAATTCCATGTCACATGATGGTTATCCAGGGTTTCGAACAGATCAACTAGCACCAATTGCCTCCTTACCGAGTATAGCTGACATCACTTTAGTACATGCAGGAACAAACGATTTTATTCAAGGTATGACTGTTGACAGGGCAAAAGTTGGCTTGATAAACATTATGCAAAACCTAATAACACAAAATCCCTCTACAACGATTTACGTGGCACAAATCATACGTTACATGAAACCGGCTTCCACATGCACTTCTTGTAAAGATTATTCCGTTTTGAATCCAATCGTTGAACAATATAACCAATGGATTTCGAACCAATTGACAAAAACAATAATTGGTTTTCCAAATCAAATTGTGATTGTTGATATGTATGATGCACTTACGTCTTCATCAGATTATTCATTTGATGGTGTCCATCCAAGTTCCGCTGGTTATCAAAAAATGGCTTGTTCTTGGGTTCGTGCCATTAAGAAAATGCCTTCTATGCCAGGTAGCCCTTGTTCCGATCTTACCTTGGGAGAAACGAAAAGTTTATCCACTCCATTAAATTCAGATGTGGAAAAGTCATTTCCTCAACCAGAAGAAATCCAACAAATCATGCAAGGAAAGTACAAAGGATTGTAA
- the groL gene encoding chaperonin GroEL (60 kDa chaperone family; promotes refolding of misfolded polypeptides especially under stressful conditions; forms two stacked rings of heptamers to form a barrel-shaped 14mer; ends can be capped by GroES; misfolded proteins enter the barrel where they are refolded when GroES binds), translated as MAKTIEFDESARRKLLSGVNKLANAVKVTLGPKGRNVVIDKKFGSPTITKDGVTVAKEIELEDAIENMGAQMVKEVSTKTNDIAGDGTTTATILAQAIINEGLKNVTAGANPMALKHGIDKAVLAAVEEIKKHAIKINSKAEYANVATISANNDPEIGNLIAQAFDKVGKEGVITVDEAKSIETTLDIVEGMQFDRGYVSPYMVTDPEAMIATFNDPFILIYDKKIASMKDLLPVLEKIAQAGRPLVIIAEEVEGEALATIVVNTLRKTIQCVAVKAPGFGDRRKAMLEDIAILTGGQVISEDLGMKLENADVKMLGRAKKVVVDKENTTIIEGAGASKDIQGRVNQIKKQIEDTTSDYDREKLQERLAKLAGGVAVIHVGAATEVEMKEKKARVEDALSATRAAVEEGIVPGGGLTLLRAQDAVKGLKLSGDEQTGANIILRALEEPIRMITSNAGLEGSVIVEQARAKKGNEGFNALTMVWEDLIKAGVVDPAKVVRSALQNAASIGAMILTTEVTITDKPEPKDAAGAGMGGMGGMGGMGGMGGMM; from the coding sequence ATGGCTAAAACAATAGAATTTGATGAATCAGCACGTAGAAAACTTCTTAGCGGAGTGAACAAACTTGCTAACGCAGTAAAGGTGACTCTTGGACCAAAAGGCCGTAACGTAGTCATCGACAAAAAATTTGGATCTCCTACCATCACAAAAGATGGTGTAACGGTTGCGAAAGAAATCGAATTAGAAGATGCAATCGAAAACATGGGCGCTCAAATGGTGAAGGAAGTTTCTACAAAAACTAACGACATCGCAGGTGACGGAACAACAACTGCAACCATCCTTGCACAAGCCATCATCAATGAAGGTTTGAAAAACGTAACTGCGGGCGCAAACCCAATGGCTCTGAAACATGGGATCGACAAAGCAGTTCTTGCTGCTGTTGAAGAAATCAAAAAACACGCAATTAAAATCAATAGCAAAGCAGAATACGCAAATGTTGCAACCATCTCTGCAAACAATGATCCAGAAATCGGTAACCTCATTGCACAAGCATTTGACAAAGTGGGAAAAGAAGGTGTGATCACTGTTGATGAAGCTAAATCAATAGAAACCACTCTTGATATCGTAGAAGGGATGCAATTTGATCGTGGATACGTGTCTCCATACATGGTGACAGATCCAGAAGCAATGATCGCTACTTTTAACGATCCATTCATCTTAATTTACGACAAAAAAATTGCTTCGATGAAAGACCTTCTCCCTGTGCTTGAAAAAATTGCACAAGCAGGAAGACCACTAGTTATCATCGCTGAAGAAGTAGAAGGTGAAGCTCTTGCAACAATCGTTGTCAACACACTTCGTAAAACCATCCAATGTGTGGCTGTAAAAGCTCCAGGGTTTGGTGATAGAAGAAAAGCAATGCTCGAAGACATCGCTATCCTCACTGGTGGACAAGTGATTTCTGAAGACCTCGGAATGAAACTAGAAAACGCTGATGTGAAGATGTTAGGCCGTGCGAAAAAAGTGGTAGTGGACAAAGAAAACACAACCATCATCGAAGGTGCTGGTGCTTCTAAAGACATCCAAGGCCGAGTGAACCAAATCAAAAAACAAATCGAAGACACAACATCTGATTACGATCGTGAAAAACTCCAAGAACGCCTTGCAAAACTTGCAGGTGGTGTTGCTGTGATCCACGTTGGTGCTGCGACTGAAGTAGAAATGAAAGAGAAAAAAGCTCGTGTAGAAGATGCTCTTTCTGCAACTCGCGCTGCTGTGGAAGAAGGAATTGTTCCTGGTGGTGGACTCACACTACTACGCGCACAAGACGCAGTAAAAGGATTAAAACTTTCTGGCGACGAACAAACTGGTGCGAATATCATCTTACGCGCATTAGAAGAGCCTATTCGTATGATCACTTCCAATGCAGGTCTTGAAGGATCTGTGATTGTGGAACAAGCTCGTGCGAAAAAAGGAAACGAAGGATTTAATGCACTTACTATGGTTTGGGAAGACCTCATCAAAGCTGGTGTTGTTGACCCTGCGAAAGTAGTTCGTTCTGCCCTTCAAAATGCAGCTTCGATTGGTGCGATGATCCTCACCACTGAAGTGACCATTACAGACAAACCTGAGCCGAAAGATGCTGCTGGTGCTGGAATGGGCGGCATGGGAGGAATGGGTGGTATGGGAGGAATGGGCGGCATGATGTAA
- the groES gene encoding co-chaperone GroES: MASIKPLGDRVVVEPKNESEEKIGSIIVPDTAKEKPQEGKVIAVGQGRYEDGKLVPLEVKVGDTVLYGKYSGTEIKQGGKELLIIRESDILGVVTN; this comes from the coding sequence ATGGCATCAATCAAACCTTTAGGCGACCGAGTAGTCGTAGAGCCAAAGAATGAGTCGGAAGAAAAAATCGGATCCATCATCGTACCAGACACTGCCAAAGAAAAACCACAAGAAGGCAAAGTCATCGCTGTGGGACAAGGCCGTTATGAAGACGGTAAACTCGTTCCTTTAGAAGTAAAGGTAGGAGACACAGTTCTTTACGGAAAGTATTCCGGAACAGAAATCAAACAAGGCGGAAAGGAATTACTCATTATCCGTGAAAGCGACATCCTCGGTGTTGTGACAAACTAA